In the genome of Desulfovibrio desulfuricans, one region contains:
- the gatB gene encoding Asp-tRNA(Asn)/Glu-tRNA(Gln) amidotransferase subunit GatB, which yields MAAYEAVIGLEVHVQLATASKLFCSCPTTFGQPANANVCEVCSGMPGALPVPNRQAVHYAAMVGLATNCAINTRSIFARKNYFYPDLPAGYQISQFELPICEHGHLEISVDGRTRRVGITRIHMENDAGKNIHVQGENLSYVDLNRAGTPLVEIVSEPDMRSAAEAVAYLKALYSIVTYLGVCDGNMEEGSFRCDANVSLRLAGTEPFGTRTELKNLNSFRNVQRAIEYEISRQQDVLDDGDKVVQETRLYDAVKNATASMRSKEEAHDYRYFPDPDILPVDITQEELDRWRAELPELPHLRVARFVAMAGLPEAEAEVLVQSRGLADFFEAAAAKADPKKVANFVLGPLLRECNARGLNAADPSAWAMKPEALAELVRLVDGGAISAKIANDIFGDLFEQGAMPEAYVKEKGLAQISDSSALEAAVDEVIAANPAEVEAYRGGKTKLISFFVGQIMRATKGKANPALVNELLAKKL from the coding sequence ATGGCCGCCTATGAAGCCGTGATTGGCCTTGAAGTGCATGTGCAACTGGCCACGGCCTCCAAACTGTTCTGTTCCTGCCCCACCACATTCGGGCAACCCGCCAACGCCAATGTCTGCGAAGTGTGCTCAGGCATGCCCGGCGCCTTGCCCGTGCCCAACAGGCAGGCTGTGCATTATGCGGCCATGGTCGGTCTGGCCACCAACTGCGCCATCAATACCCGCTCCATCTTTGCCCGCAAAAACTATTTTTACCCCGACCTGCCCGCAGGCTACCAGATATCGCAGTTCGAGCTGCCCATCTGCGAGCACGGGCACCTTGAAATAAGCGTGGACGGTCGCACCCGGCGCGTGGGCATTACCCGCATCCATATGGAAAACGACGCGGGCAAAAATATTCACGTCCAGGGCGAAAACCTGAGCTACGTCGACCTCAACCGCGCGGGTACGCCGCTGGTGGAAATTGTTTCCGAGCCGGACATGCGCTCCGCAGCCGAGGCAGTGGCCTACCTCAAGGCCCTGTACAGCATTGTGACCTACCTTGGCGTGTGCGACGGCAATATGGAAGAGGGCAGCTTCAGGTGCGACGCCAACGTTTCACTGCGCCTTGCGGGCACAGAACCCTTTGGCACCCGTACCGAGCTGAAAAACCTCAACTCCTTCCGCAATGTGCAGCGCGCCATTGAATATGAAATTTCACGCCAGCAGGACGTGCTCGACGACGGCGACAAGGTTGTGCAGGAAACACGCCTGTACGACGCCGTTAAAAACGCCACGGCCTCCATGCGCAGCAAGGAAGAAGCTCACGACTACCGTTATTTTCCCGACCCGGACATCCTGCCCGTAGACATCACGCAGGAAGAACTGGACCGCTGGCGGGCAGAACTGCCCGAGCTGCCCCATCTCCGGGTTGCCCGCTTTGTGGCCATGGCCGGTCTGCCCGAGGCAGAGGCTGAGGTACTGGTGCAGAGCAGGGGGCTGGCAGACTTTTTTGAAGCCGCCGCCGCTAAAGCCGATCCCAAAAAGGTGGCCAATTTTGTCCTTGGCCCGCTGCTGCGCGAGTGCAATGCCCGGGGGCTGAACGCGGCCGACCCCTCCGCCTGGGCCATGAAGCCCGAAGCCCTGGCCGAACTGGTGCGCCTGGTTGACGGCGGCGCCATCAGCGCAAAGATCGCCAACGATATCTTTGGCGATCTTTTTGAACAGGGCGCCATGCCCGAAGCTTATGTTAAAGAAAAAGGCCTTGCGCAGATTTCCGACTCATCGGCGCTCGAGGCTGCAGTGGACGAGGTTATTGCCGCCAACCCCGCCGAGGTTGAGGCCTACCGGGGCGGCAAGACCAAGCTCATCAGCTTTTTTGTGGGCCAGATCATGCGCGCCACCAAGGGCAAGGCCAATCCTGCCCTGGTCAACGAGCTGCTGGCCAAAAAGCTGTAA
- a CDS encoding polynucleotide adenylyltransferase, which yields MDMELYLVGGAVRDLLLGRGPTELDYAFAGSMDAFMAAHADAMCVGKSVNVCLWHGRECMPLRGGTLASDLAARDLTINAVALDSSGRLHMHPAAVEDLRNSMLRPASPSAFADDPTRIFRLARFAARWPDWRIAREAFTQMRAVSRQQLASIPPERVAREMLKALAAPRPARFFRVLAQGGCLEPWFEEHERARHIPAGPPQWHANSVLGHSLRLMDELAGDVLAVWMALCHDLGKIGTDPALLPHHYGHEARGVPFVQALAKRLRLPAVYAKAGTLAAEEHMKAGMFSALRAGTRRDLLWRVNQLGLTQPFWKLADADSSSAVSALAYPSLEAITNIRLPEEWRNRGEDSARKLRELQCAALATLRKKQAV from the coding sequence ATGGACATGGAACTTTACCTCGTCGGCGGCGCAGTCCGCGACCTCTTGCTTGGGCGCGGGCCCACGGAACTGGACTATGCCTTTGCCGGGAGCATGGATGCTTTTATGGCCGCGCATGCAGACGCCATGTGCGTGGGAAAAAGCGTCAATGTCTGCCTGTGGCACGGGCGCGAATGCATGCCCCTGCGCGGCGGAACCCTTGCATCAGACCTTGCGGCCAGAGATCTCACCATAAATGCCGTGGCCCTCGACAGCTCAGGGCGGCTGCACATGCATCCCGCCGCGGTGGAAGACCTGCGCAACAGCATGCTGCGCCCGGCATCACCCAGCGCCTTTGCCGACGACCCTACCCGTATTTTCAGGCTGGCGCGGTTTGCCGCGCGCTGGCCCGACTGGCGCATAGCCCGCGAGGCTTTTACCCAGATGCGTGCCGTCAGCAGACAGCAGCTTGCGTCCATACCGCCCGAGAGAGTCGCGCGAGAAATGCTCAAAGCCCTGGCCGCTCCCCGTCCGGCGCGTTTTTTTCGCGTGCTGGCGCAGGGGGGCTGTCTTGAGCCCTGGTTTGAAGAGCACGAGCGCGCCCGGCACATTCCCGCCGGGCCCCCGCAGTGGCATGCCAACAGCGTGCTTGGGCACAGCCTGAGGTTGATGGACGAGCTTGCAGGCGATGTCCTGGCGGTGTGGATGGCCCTGTGTCATGACCTTGGAAAAATCGGCACAGACCCGGCCCTGCTGCCGCACCACTACGGGCATGAGGCACGGGGTGTGCCCTTTGTGCAGGCGCTGGCAAAACGTCTGCGTTTGCCCGCTGTCTACGCCAAAGCCGGAACCCTGGCTGCGGAAGAACACATGAAGGCGGGCATGTTCAGCGCGTTGCGGGCGGGCACACGTCGCGATCTGCTCTGGCGGGTAAATCAGCTGGGGCTTACGCAGCCCTTTTGGAAGCTTGCGGATGCTGACAGCAGTTCCGCCGTCAGCGCCCTAGCCTATCCCAGCCTTGAGGCCATTACAAACATACGCCTTCCGGAAGAATGGCGCAACCGGGGCGAAGATTCGGCCCGCAAGCTGCGTGAGCTGCAGTGCGCGGCTCTGGCAACGCTACGCAAAAAACAGGCCGTCTGA
- a CDS encoding NAD(+)/NADH kinase, whose product MQNATCRHILLVYKARHEKAAALAGEAALWLRQQGHEVTGVVCAGTDSPAYAVAPLDFVVVLGGDGTMLGVARRLVGRKVPVLGINFGRIGFLTDAQPEQWREKLEECLTGTEPVRSCMALDWSLTRHGEIIASGCAVNDVVLSRGSLSRLVLFDVYIAGERLGSLRGDGIIVATPVGSSGYSVSAGGSLLHPSMNALAITPVCPFLNSISPMVFPGNTECTFQILQGSTDCFITVDGQEGQQLERGDIVTVAGLPNAVHFLGKGTTFFERLRSRGFALQGADCPRCGENA is encoded by the coding sequence ATGCAAAACGCAACCTGCCGACACATTCTTTTGGTTTACAAGGCCCGGCATGAAAAGGCCGCCGCCCTTGCCGGGGAGGCTGCCCTGTGGCTGCGCCAACAGGGCCATGAAGTTACGGGCGTGGTCTGCGCAGGCACAGATTCTCCCGCCTACGCCGTCGCCCCGCTTGATTTTGTGGTCGTTCTGGGCGGCGACGGCACCATGCTTGGCGTGGCGCGCCGGCTTGTGGGCCGTAAGGTGCCGGTTCTGGGCATCAACTTTGGGCGCATCGGCTTTTTGACCGACGCACAGCCAGAGCAGTGGCGTGAAAAACTTGAAGAATGCCTTACCGGTACGGAACCTGTGCGCTCGTGCATGGCCCTTGACTGGTCGCTGACCCGCCACGGTGAAATAATCGCCAGCGGTTGCGCCGTCAACGATGTGGTTTTGAGCCGCGGTTCATTATCGCGCCTGGTGCTTTTTGACGTCTATATTGCGGGCGAGCGTCTGGGTTCCCTGCGGGGCGACGGCATTATTGTGGCCACGCCTGTGGGCAGCTCGGGCTACAGTGTTTCTGCGGGCGGCTCGCTGCTGCATCCCTCCATGAACGCCCTGGCCATTACGCCCGTCTGCCCTTTTCTCAACAGTATTTCGCCCATGGTGTTTCCGGGCAATACCGAGTGCACGTTCCAGATTTTGCAGGGTTCCACCGACTGCTTCATCACTGTTGACGGGCAGGAAGGGCAGCAACTCGAACGGGGCGACATTGTGACGGTTGCCGGGCTGCCCAACGCCGTGCACTTTCTTGGCAAGGGAACCACCTTTTTTGAACGGCTGCGCTCACGTGGCTTTGCCTTGCAAGGCGCGGATTGCCCAAGATGCGGAGAAAACGCATGA
- a CDS encoding protein-glutamate O-methyltransferase family protein, translated as MSSAISVDKVSDFRLGENVRFDAWLYSMLMDNNIAYGMNPDIVASQEQMSFMVSLARNQVYLPCSDDTFKLLCRPTPPKELRNQYNRSWRIIMRLVRSFTPEGEKRRRILQFCRFRFNQYIAQHTLIPSRLVKRMTDLVLAQGNQLDDPWRHLRRISTRRQLEMLGEAPVRDNLAAMPEVTMADSIATARRMLNYVELSRLLCLSAMSRPWIDAPPSVESVRLAMDMTREACAHLRQFFEASAVKSGTVLFLCDADGGTVFDLSVANSLIRMGHKVIFAVKSGFFFYSPTLEDMELDPAITRMLGEGKVLHEPRLSKNELLRQLREHRLVVIGDGTRERLNLYRVSVTFSRAWKEADLILGKGWRVADVLMGSSHQYTRDVVCYWHDDHGFHIKLRRHAECAHKFSESDIAAQSASIIEGMREARQQGRTVMFYSCVIGSIPGETSTATELVRAFIDNLRKKMDNILIINPAEHFIEGMDGDDLMYMWEQVQRSGYIDVWRFQTVEDIEESFALLGRKVPPQWSGKDSTFSTGCTKEMRIALDVQSKNREMQIIGPDPQRFFRRGEYGVGKYFDASIPH; from the coding sequence ATGAGCAGCGCCATCAGCGTCGACAAGGTGAGCGATTTCAGGCTTGGTGAAAATGTCCGTTTTGACGCATGGCTCTACAGCATGCTGATGGACAACAATATCGCCTACGGCATGAACCCGGATATTGTCGCCAGTCAGGAGCAGATGTCCTTTATGGTGAGCCTTGCACGCAATCAGGTGTACCTGCCGTGCTCGGACGACACCTTCAAGCTGCTGTGCAGGCCAACCCCGCCCAAAGAACTGCGCAACCAGTACAACCGTTCGTGGCGCATCATTATGCGCCTGGTGCGATCCTTTACCCCTGAAGGCGAAAAACGCAGGCGGATTTTGCAGTTTTGCCGTTTTCGCTTCAACCAGTATATTGCCCAACATACCCTTATACCGTCGCGGTTGGTCAAACGAATGACCGACCTTGTGCTTGCGCAGGGCAACCAGCTGGACGACCCCTGGCGGCATCTGCGCCGCATCTCCACCCGACGGCAGCTGGAAATGCTCGGCGAAGCGCCCGTGCGCGACAACCTTGCCGCCATGCCTGAAGTGACCATGGCCGACTCCATAGCCACGGCAAGACGAATGCTCAACTATGTGGAGCTGTCGCGGCTGCTGTGTCTCTCGGCCATGTCCCGCCCCTGGATAGACGCGCCGCCCAGCGTCGAGAGCGTGCGCCTTGCCATGGACATGACGCGGGAAGCCTGCGCCCATTTGCGGCAGTTTTTTGAAGCCAGCGCGGTCAAATCCGGCACGGTGCTTTTTTTGTGCGATGCCGACGGCGGCACTGTTTTTGACCTGTCTGTGGCCAACAGCCTCATACGCATGGGGCACAAGGTTATTTTTGCCGTAAAGTCGGGCTTCTTTTTTTACTCGCCAACGTTGGAAGACATGGAGCTTGACCCCGCCATAACGCGCATGCTTGGCGAGGGCAAGGTTCTGCACGAGCCGCGCTTAAGCAAAAACGAGCTGCTGCGCCAGCTGCGCGAGCACCGGCTTGTGGTAATCGGCGACGGTACGAGAGAGCGCCTCAATCTGTACCGGGTTTCCGTGACCTTTTCACGCGCGTGGAAAGAGGCTGACCTTATCCTGGGCAAGGGCTGGCGCGTGGCGGACGTGCTCATGGGCAGCAGCCACCAGTACACCCGCGACGTGGTCTGCTACTGGCATGACGACCATGGCTTTCACATCAAGCTGCGCCGCCATGCCGAGTGCGCCCACAAGTTCAGCGAGAGCGACATTGCCGCCCAGTCCGCCAGCATCATAGAAGGCATGCGCGAGGCCAGGCAACAGGGCCGCACGGTGATGTTTTACAGCTGCGTCATCGGCAGCATACCGGGCGAAACCTCGACAGCCACGGAACTTGTGCGCGCCTTTATAGACAATTTGCGTAAAAAAATGGATAATATCCTGATAATCAACCCCGCCGAACACTTCATTGAAGGCATGGACGGCGACGACCTCATGTATATGTGGGAGCAGGTGCAGCGCAGCGGCTATATCGACGTGTGGCGGTTTCAGACCGTTGAAGACATCGAGGAAAGCTTTGCCCTGCTTGGGCGCAAGGTTCCGCCGCAGTGGTCGGGCAAGGATTCGACCTTTTCCACCGGTTGCACCAAGGAGATGCGCATCGCCCTTGATGTGCAGTCCAAAAACAGGGAAATGCAGATCATCGGCCCCGACCCGCAGCGGTTTTTCCGCAGGGGAGAGTACGGGGTTGGTAAATATTTTGATGCCAGCATCCCCCATTGA
- a CDS encoding HD family phosphohydrolase, whose protein sequence is MLRARHHCGLGLTVLVVTLLFIGLLAGANFEAVPRVYVAGQVAESDVIADRDILVEDVQATKARRKQVQLLQPPVYDLSLEPFAAFQNRIVEIMRSLNNGIDYHAGHEGPLHRLVEELTPTVADEILPELAQPEAQTYLLKVLLPQIRDHMAEGLVGDIRSARVERSGVIVRNLDTSTEMLRPDVTNLPDVQSYLAEISAQIRQVSTLNPQSRRAINILLSATMPSSLTLNRESTQKRSSAVMSMVEPVYYQIQKGEIVLRKGERVSREQQIKLQTLYKSASDPMRWDIAAGAFLCSLVFSIGFFVAPSGKPGTPLRCKDMLLISLLLLLFSVGAKAVYVLGMRNDSLTFLNTLAVGYPVAGAVGLVAMVFAARRYCTMALLLSFFTMLMFQAQFSLFLLHFLGGMLATWLVTNAQSRQDVVWSIVPLTIGQSIIWFGATLLAHSAPGVMPMQLLAVFINSVLSLILLFAVSPVLEISFGYSTRFRLMELMSLEQPLMQELMVTVPGTYHHSLVVANMVEAGAKAIGANSLLCKVAALYHDVGKLSYPEYFIENQFGGPNKHDKLAPSMSALILLSHVKKGTELAERYKLGQDIADIISQHHGTRLIRFFYQKAINLGEKPRESDFSYVGPRPQTKEAAILMLADSVEASSRTLNDPTPARIKTHIDTIIKGIFSEGQLDESELTFKDLHFLSENFQRILTGIFHQRIAYPDARIDAAKANGKNGTTAASAAGTQGATVLTPAGHNKACGDKPCGDKTPHAQDLKALPETKANGKTDAPVHPAASNEDKGQA, encoded by the coding sequence ATGCTGCGCGCCCGACACCATTGCGGTCTGGGTCTTACTGTACTGGTGGTTACCCTGCTGTTTATCGGTTTGCTGGCAGGGGCCAACTTTGAGGCCGTGCCACGTGTTTATGTGGCGGGACAGGTTGCGGAGTCGGACGTTATTGCCGACCGCGACATTCTGGTGGAAGACGTGCAGGCCACCAAGGCCAGGCGCAAACAGGTGCAGCTGCTGCAGCCGCCTGTCTACGATCTGAGCCTTGAACCCTTTGCGGCGTTTCAGAACCGTATTGTGGAGATAATGCGCAGCCTCAACAACGGCATTGATTATCATGCCGGGCACGAGGGGCCGCTGCACCGACTGGTGGAAGAACTGACGCCCACCGTTGCCGATGAAATTTTGCCCGAACTGGCGCAGCCCGAGGCCCAGACCTATCTGCTCAAGGTGCTGCTGCCCCAGATACGCGACCACATGGCCGAGGGTCTGGTGGGCGACATACGCTCTGCCCGTGTAGAGCGTTCAGGCGTGATCGTGCGCAACCTGGATACCAGCACGGAAATGCTGCGCCCGGATGTGACCAACCTGCCCGACGTGCAGTCGTACCTGGCAGAAATTTCTGCCCAGATCCGGCAGGTATCCACTCTCAACCCGCAATCGCGGCGGGCCATCAATATTCTGCTTTCCGCCACCATGCCTTCGTCGCTGACGCTGAACAGGGAATCGACCCAAAAACGCAGCAGTGCCGTCATGTCCATGGTTGAGCCTGTGTACTACCAGATACAGAAGGGCGAGATTGTCCTGCGCAAGGGCGAACGCGTCAGCCGCGAACAGCAGATCAAACTGCAGACCCTGTACAAATCTGCCTCTGACCCCATGCGCTGGGACATCGCCGCAGGCGCGTTCTTGTGCTCGCTTGTGTTTTCCATCGGTTTTTTTGTCGCGCCCAGCGGCAAGCCCGGCACTCCCCTGCGCTGCAAGGACATGCTGCTTATCTCGCTGCTGTTGCTGCTTTTCAGCGTTGGGGCAAAGGCCGTATACGTACTGGGGATGCGCAACGACAGCCTTACGTTTCTTAATACGCTGGCGGTGGGCTACCCGGTAGCCGGTGCGGTAGGTCTGGTGGCCATGGTTTTTGCGGCCCGGCGCTACTGCACCATGGCGCTATTGCTGTCGTTCTTTACCATGCTCATGTTTCAGGCGCAGTTTTCACTGTTTTTGCTGCATTTTCTCGGCGGCATGCTGGCCACGTGGCTTGTGACCAATGCGCAGAGCCGACAGGATGTGGTCTGGAGCATTGTGCCGCTTACCATCGGCCAGTCCATCATCTGGTTTGGCGCAACTTTGCTGGCCCACAGCGCTCCCGGCGTCATGCCCATGCAGCTGCTGGCCGTGTTTATCAACAGCGTGCTTTCGCTCATACTGCTGTTTGCCGTCAGCCCGGTGCTTGAAATTTCTTTCGGCTACAGCACGCGCTTCCGCCTTATGGAGCTCATGAGTCTCGAGCAGCCCCTCATGCAGGAGCTGATGGTCACAGTGCCCGGCACCTATCATCACTCGCTTGTGGTGGCCAACATGGTGGAGGCCGGGGCCAAGGCCATAGGGGCCAATAGCCTGCTGTGCAAGGTGGCGGCCCTGTATCACGACGTGGGCAAGCTATCGTACCCCGAATACTTTATTGAAAACCAGTTTGGCGGCCCCAACAAGCACGACAAGCTTGCCCCCTCCATGAGCGCGCTCATTCTGCTTTCGCACGTCAAAAAAGGTACGGAACTGGCCGAGCGCTACAAGCTGGGACAGGATATTGCCGACATCATCAGCCAGCACCATGGCACGCGGCTCATACGCTTTTTTTACCAGAAGGCTATCAACCTGGGCGAAAAGCCGCGCGAATCCGATTTCAGCTATGTGGGGCCGCGCCCGCAAACCAAGGAGGCCGCCATTCTCATGCTGGCCGACTCGGTGGAGGCTTCAAGCCGCACCCTTAATGATCCTACCCCCGCGCGCATCAAGACGCACATCGACACCATTATCAAGGGCATATTCTCTGAGGGCCAGCTGGACGAGTCCGAGCTGACATTCAAGGATCTGCACTTCCTGAGCGAAAACTTCCAGCGCATTCTCACGGGTATTTTCCATCAGCGTATTGCCTACCCCGATGCCCGCATCGACGCCGCCAAGGCCAACGGCAAAAACGGCACTACAGCCGCGTCTGCCGCAGGCACGCAGGGCGCAACCGTACTGACCCCCGCAGGGCATAACAAGGCCTGCGGCGACAAACCGTGCGGTGATAAAACCCCGCACGCGCAAGATCTTAAAGCTTTGCCTGAAACCAAGGCCAACGGCAAAACAGACGCCCCTGTACATCCTGCTGCAAGTAATGAAGATAAGGGGCAGGCATAG
- a CDS encoding biotin--[acetyl-CoA-carboxylase] ligase — MSIVYHSHRHEGSAAEDADKNFTPRIWRFGQVGSCLDTAVNLAARGWLEPWDSVQVCSQTAGRGQLRRQWHSPAGNLYAALRLPLTAPFDGSAAAPAVGALLAEALAVDGWRIKLKWPNDLVVCGNDNKPRKVAGILLEERGGVLLAGIGINVCWAPPAEQMRADAALEATCLKNLHESTNFGHSTAEELWQTLVKRIFSAYIGCHSFPEGWRSRAESLLLWRGENVELRDDERIVRGWLAGLGTSGGLCLNINGRLEEFFCGSLRLNPARK, encoded by the coding sequence ATGTCCATAGTATACCATAGCCACCGGCATGAGGGAAGCGCCGCCGAGGATGCGGACAAAAATTTTACACCGCGCATCTGGCGCTTCGGTCAGGTTGGCTCGTGTCTTGACACTGCAGTCAACCTTGCGGCTCGCGGCTGGCTTGAACCCTGGGACAGCGTGCAGGTCTGCAGCCAGACAGCAGGGCGCGGGCAGCTCAGACGGCAGTGGCATTCGCCTGCGGGCAACCTGTACGCGGCCTTGCGGCTGCCCCTGACCGCCCCCTTTGACGGCTCGGCGGCGGCTCCTGCTGTGGGCGCGCTGCTGGCCGAGGCACTGGCCGTGGACGGCTGGCGCATCAAGCTCAAATGGCCCAACGACCTTGTTGTGTGCGGCAACGACAACAAACCCCGAAAAGTGGCAGGCATTTTGCTCGAAGAGCGGGGCGGCGTGCTGCTGGCGGGCATAGGCATCAATGTTTGCTGGGCTCCGCCAGCAGAGCAGATGCGCGCGGACGCGGCCCTCGAAGCAACATGCCTCAAAAATCTGCACGAATCGACCAATTTTGGCCATTCTACGGCGGAAGAGCTATGGCAAACCCTTGTAAAACGCATATTTTCGGCATATATTGGTTGCCACTCTTTTCCTGAGGGGTGGAGATCACGCGCGGAGTCTCTCTTGCTCTGGCGCGGCGAGAACGTGGAGCTGCGTGACGATGAACGCATCGTGCGCGGCTGGCTGGCGGGTTTAGGAACGTCAGGCGGCCTGTGTCTTAACATCAACGGACGGCTTGAGGAATTCTTTTGCGGTAGTCTCCGGCTAAACCCTGCGCGGAAATGA
- a CDS encoding PhoH family protein translates to MAVHSSMLETVEFDDPALANQLFGPHNAHLELLAAASGASIGSRGASILIESPDMDVRQLLCNVFVQLYELLRGGLSLSQQDIARSYEMLRADPGLNLEQIFKDAVFVNTPRKTVSARNVAQRTYLDLLRRNELVFAVGPAGTGKTYLAVAMALSMFQQHRVKRIVLTRPAVEAGERLGFLPGDLADKVNPYLRPLYDALHDMMPQPKVASMLEVGSIEVAPLAFMRGRTLNDAFIILDEAQNTTQEQMKMFLTRMGFGSRMVVTGDTTQIDLPMQPGGQRPRSGLIHALQILAKVPTIAVHHFTKADVVRHPLVGAIVNAYDNAEKNGSSS, encoded by the coding sequence ATGGCAGTACATTCCTCCATGCTTGAGACCGTCGAATTCGACGATCCTGCGTTGGCCAACCAGCTGTTTGGTCCGCACAATGCGCACCTTGAGCTGCTGGCTGCGGCCAGCGGGGCCTCTATAGGCAGCCGCGGCGCCAGCATTCTTATCGAAAGCCCCGACATGGACGTGCGTCAGCTGCTGTGCAACGTGTTTGTGCAGCTGTACGAACTTTTGCGCGGCGGCCTGAGCCTGAGCCAGCAGGACATTGCCCGGAGCTATGAAATGCTGCGGGCCGATCCCGGCCTGAACCTTGAACAAATTTTCAAGGATGCCGTATTCGTCAACACCCCGCGCAAAACCGTTAGCGCCCGCAATGTCGCCCAGCGCACCTATCTTGACCTGCTGCGGCGCAACGAGCTTGTTTTTGCCGTGGGCCCTGCGGGCACTGGCAAAACATACCTTGCCGTCGCCATGGCGCTTTCCATGTTTCAGCAGCACAGGGTCAAGCGCATCGTGCTGACCCGCCCGGCTGTGGAGGCTGGCGAGCGGCTGGGCTTTTTGCCCGGCGACCTGGCCGACAAGGTCAACCCCTATCTTCGCCCTCTGTACGACGCCCTGCATGACATGATGCCCCAGCCCAAGGTGGCCTCCATGCTTGAGGTGGGTTCCATTGAGGTTGCGCCGCTGGCCTTTATGCGCGGCCGCACGCTCAACGATGCCTTTATCATCCTCGACGAAGCGCAGAACACCACGCAGGAACAGATGAAGATGTTTCTTACCCGCATGGGGTTTGGTTCGCGCATGGTCGTGACGGGCGACACCACCCAGATCGATCTGCCCATGCAGCCCGGGGGGCAGCGCCCGCGTTCCGGCCTGATCCATGCGCTGCAGATTCTTGCCAAAGTCCCAACCATCGCCGTGCACCACTTCACCAAGGCCGACGTTGTGCGTCATCCATTGGTGGGAGCCATTGTAAACGCCTATGATAATGCAGAAAAAAACGGCTCGTCCAGCTAG
- the ybeY gene encoding rRNA maturation RNase YbeY, which yields MHAGEPVNLQARVCIFRRYAAAWLLPLDKRQLAAALAAMLAACGKASVPSTPSAVELHLLDDAAISAANRRCLGCSGPTNVLSFPGGCDAPGSLLFSLDTLRRECLLYGQEPAEHALRLLAHGMAHLCGLDHGERMDAASAVFMQAAAAALA from the coding sequence ATGCACGCTGGCGAACCGGTTAACTTGCAGGCAAGGGTCTGTATTTTCAGACGTTATGCAGCAGCGTGGCTTTTGCCCCTGGACAAAAGGCAGCTTGCGGCGGCCCTTGCAGCCATGCTGGCGGCATGCGGCAAGGCCAGCGTGCCCAGCACGCCGTCGGCCGTTGAACTGCACCTGCTGGATGACGCCGCCATCAGCGCGGCAAACAGGCGTTGCCTGGGCTGCTCTGGCCCGACCAATGTGCTTTCTTTTCCGGGTGGCTGCGACGCCCCTGGTTCACTTTTGTTTTCACTGGACACGCTGCGCAGGGAATGCCTGCTGTACGGACAGGAGCCCGCAGAGCATGCCCTGCGTTTGCTGGCGCACGGCATGGCCCATTTGTGCGGGCTTGATCACGGCGAACGGATGGATGCGGCAAGCGCCGTATTTATGCAGGCTGCGGCGGCAGCATTGGCGTGA
- a CDS encoding SIS domain-containing protein translates to MHDTALEIIEQHASHGARLREEFFLSQGACLRQAALRAAACLATGGKILLCGNGGSSALAQHLAAEFVNRFFMDRPALPALALSADATSLTAIGSDLDFSQIFSRQVEALGRPGDMLLAISASGHTANITAAITAARHAGLLVLCLCAPASDMARHCDFVIETPQAQPEFVQELHLAAGHLFCRLTDYYLFENAVALTPYLQSGHTTEV, encoded by the coding sequence ATGCACGATACAGCCCTTGAAATTATTGAACAGCACGCCAGCCACGGGGCACGCCTGAGAGAGGAGTTCTTTCTTTCCCAAGGGGCCTGTCTGCGGCAGGCGGCATTGCGCGCGGCGGCCTGCCTGGCTACAGGCGGCAAAATACTGCTTTGCGGCAATGGCGGCAGCAGCGCTCTTGCGCAGCACCTTGCCGCAGAGTTTGTCAACAGGTTTTTTATGGACAGGCCCGCCCTGCCCGCTCTGGCTCTGTCAGCCGACGCCACCTCGCTTACGGCCATAGGCAGCGACCTGGATTTCAGCCAGATTTTTTCGCGTCAGGTAGAAGCCCTGGGGCGTCCCGGCGACATGCTGCTGGCCATTAGCGCCAGCGGCCATACCGCCAACATCACGGCCGCCATTACGGCGGCAAGGCATGCCGGGCTGCTTGTCCTGTGCCTGTGCGCCCCTGCAAGCGACATGGCCCGCCATTGCGATTTTGTTATCGAAACACCACAGGCGCAGCCCGAATTTGTTCAGGAGCTGCACCTTGCAGCCGGACACCTTTTTTGCCGGCTGACGGACTATTATCTTTTTGAAAATGCTGTCGCGCTGACCCCCTATCTGCAAAGCGGACACACAACCGAGGTTTGA
- a CDS encoding FmdB family zinc ribbon protein, translating to MPIYEYSCQKCGRDFEELVFDETPPTCPYCGSNDTQKFMSCCARRRNGAEGGEYAASTGGGGGCSGCSGGNCASCGH from the coding sequence ATGCCCATCTACGAGTATTCTTGCCAAAAATGCGGACGGGATTTTGAAGAACTGGTATTTGACGAAACCCCGCCCACCTGCCCGTATTGCGGCTCCAATGACACGCAAAAGTTCATGTCGTGCTGCGCCCGGCGCAGAAACGGCGCGGAAGGCGGCGAGTATGCGGCGTCAACCGGCGGTGGCGGCGGCTGCTCGGGATGTTCCGGCGGCAACTGCGCAAGCTGCGGGCATTAG